From Lolium perenne isolate Kyuss_39 chromosome 5, Kyuss_2.0, whole genome shotgun sequence, a single genomic window includes:
- the LOC127301823 gene encoding tuliposide A-converting enzyme b3, amyloplastic, with the protein MDSGSTEIVVDAGYFRLYKDGHIDRLSGMDTVPAGFDADTGVTSKDVVIDAATGVSVRLFLPEVRATESGGDTITAAATKLPIAVVFHGGYFIVGSTGCRRHNRYMNSLVGNARVLAVSVDYRLAPEHPLPAAYDDSWAALNWAVSGAADPWLSEHGDLGRVFLVGGSAGGNIAHNMAIAAGLTGLRAAAAAQVRIEGVILLHPSFSGEVKLDTEAEEYRVSVEKRWAAIFPGARGGLDDPRMNPLAAGAPSLRTLPCERMLVCAASEDPRRPRNRAYYEAVKSSGWGGDVEWFESEGKGHGFFIEDHGSREAVALMARVVGFIAGH; encoded by the coding sequence ATGGATTCCGGGAGCACCGAGATCGTGGTCGACGCCGGATATTTCCGCTTATACAAGGACGGCCACATCGACCGTCTGAGCGGTATGGACACCGTGCCCGCCGGCTTCGACGCCGACACCGGCGTCACCTCCAAAGACGTCGTGATCGACGCCGCCACCGGTGTTTCCGTCCGCCTCTTCCTACCAGAGGTCCGTGCCACCGAATCCGGAGGCGACACTATCACCGCGGCAGCGACGAAGCTCCCGATCGCCGTCGTCTTCCACGGCGGCTACTTCATCGTCGGGTCAACCGGCTGTCGTCGCCACAACCGCTACATGAACTCGCTAGTAGGCAACGCGCGGGTCCTTGCTGTCTCCGTCgactaccgcctcgctcccgagcACCCACTCCCGGCGGCCTACGACGACTCCTGGGCCGCGCTCAACTGGGCCGTGTCCGGCGCGGCCGATCCGTGGCTGTCCGAGCACGGCGATCTCGGGCGCGTCTTCCTGGTCGGCGGCAGCGCCGGCGGGAACATAGCCCACAAcatggccatcgccgccggcctgACTGGTCTCCGCGCTGCTGCCGCTGCGCAGGTGCGCATCGAGGGCGTGATCTTGCTCCACCCTTCGTTCAGCGGCGAAGTGAAACTGGACACGGAGGCAGAGGAATATAGGGTGAGTGTGGAGAAAAGGTGGGCGGCCATCTTCCCGGGAGCGAGGGGTGGGCTGGACGACCCGAGGATGAACCCGCTGGCCGCCGGCGCGCCGAGCCTGAGGACGCTGCCGTGCGAGAGGATGCTGGTCTGCGCAGCGTCGGAGGACCCGCGGCGGCCGAGGAATCGGGCGTACTACGAGGCGGTGAAGTCCAGCGGGTGGGGAGGGGACGTGGAGTGGTTCGAGTCGGAAGGCAAAGGGCACGGCTTCTTCATCGAGGACCACGGCAGCCGCGAAGCGGTGGCGCTCATGGCGCGAGTGGTTGGTTTCATCGCCGGCCATTAG